From Arachis stenosperma cultivar V10309 chromosome 2, arast.V10309.gnm1.PFL2, whole genome shotgun sequence, one genomic window encodes:
- the LOC130961388 gene encoding putative disease resistance RPP13-like protein 1 isoform X1, producing MAGALVGGAFLSGFINIVINKSLREDVVNRVLGKKLGPGLVERLKISLLAAEAVLDDAEYKQLGDERVRDWLNCLRDAVYDADDFLYAVLTKAATQKKVRSLLPSFFLNRHRKMVDNMEGVVSRIEFLVSQKDILGLQKTTKDNNLSSSSSSSWRETTCLMEGNIYGREDDQQALIETINDKSESQLSVIPIVGMGGVGKTTLAKWVYSVVEGFDLTAWVCISETFHVADITKKTIEEITKTTCSLGSLNLLQNELQKILSGKKFFIVLDDVWSDDADKWKQFITPFHCGAKGSTILLTTRNQEVASVVQTCPSCTLNELSQESCWLLFAANACFPESNGNPTLVDVGRQIVNKCKGLPLAVETLGRMLRGKDDAEEWNAVLRSAIWDFPMKNSKIIPALLISYFQLPPYLKRCFVYCSLFPKDHYFEKNELVLLWMAEDLLRLPKRGESLEEVGSQCFEELASRLFFKPAEYRRDRYVMHDLLHDLTIFLAGDFYSRIQELGEQEKKVLTRHLSHFSHRSLCPPITKVSNSIAKLESLRTSLYINDFFSMESGESKFKYLRVLSFYKLDVLPDSIGELIHLRYLNLSRCKINSLPESLCSLYNLQTLILHGCSKLTMLPSGMHNLVNLRNLDLRNTSLEEMPGGISKLEHLHTLSSFVVGNNEDNGIQELGGLSNLHGLLEIKKLENVVDVRQATSARIRDKKHIDRLRLKWSSGGDMVSNMQTEREILHSLEPHNGLKELTIRRYTGTIFPDWLGHCSYNNMTRVSLMSCKNCCMLPSLGQLPSLKDLYIQDFGQLSSIGIEFYKNKDNPSLHIAPPFPLLESLEFCDMACWEEWHLPDSKVFPQLKSLQIRDCPMLKGDMLSHVLVRIVSSSMNVSEVRKLEIRQDDKGGFLEMVLSGDTLSFSGCESMVESAIKAMMSINHLSCLQEIEISECSSLTSLPLDAFPNLEDLEIKGCSNLESVSMSEAPHAALQRLSITFCNKLVSLAGEGLAAPNLTHLQVRWCDKLEALPRDMKSLLPSLQSLQIFGCSDMFRLAEGNLPPNLKELEVGICEQQMRDLSWMANFHALTHLEIYGKYCHNIKSYPEVDSLPHLPSLTTLTIRGFPNLETLECNELLRLTSLQQLRISDCWNLENMEGEKLPPSLLRLKIEQCHLLGEHCKNKHQLIWPKISHIPTIQVTRERDFMKRLLLRRFAWAEKLNNMLQAQWNNVISALLNISHTMRLNYFSGPTLLIIDISPNLFYACSKSYQESKCLYLGQE from the exons ATGGCTGGTGCACTTGTTGGTGGAGCTTTTCTCTCTGGATTCATTAACATTGTCATTAACAAGTCCCTTAGAGAGGATGTGGTCAACCGCGTCTTGGGCAAGAAACTTGGTCCTGGCTTGGTTGAGAGGCTGAAAATTTCTCTGCTCGCTGCTGAAGCTGTGCTTGATGATGCTGAGTACAAGCAACTGGGTGACGAACGCGTACGGGATTGGCTCAACTGTCTGAGAGATGCTGTTTATGACGCTGATGACTTTCTGTACGCTGTACTCACCAAAGCCGCCACTCAAAAGAAGGTACGTTCTTTGTTGCCTAGTTTCTTCCTCAACCGACATAGGAAGATGGTAGATAACATGGAAGGGGTGGTTTCAAGAATAGAAtttcttgtaagtcaaaaaGATATCCTTGGTCTTCAAAAGACTACCAAGGATAATAActtgtcatcatcatcatcgtcatcatGGCGAGAAACCACATGTCTGATGGAAGGGAACATATATGGCAGGGAGGATGATCAACAAGCTCTAATCGAAACAATAAATGACAAGAGTGAATCTCAGTTATCTGTGATTCCTATTGTTGGCATGGGTGGGGTTGGTAAAACAACCTTAGCCAAATGGGTGTACAGTGTCGTGGAAGGATTTGATCTCACAGCATGGGTCTGCATCTCTGAAACATTTCATGTTGCTGACATTACAAAGAAAACCATTGAGGAAATTACAAAAACTACTTGTAGCCTTGGGAGTTTAAATTTGCTTCAAAATGAATTGCAGAAAATCTTGTCGGGAAAGAAGTTCTTTATTGTTCTAGACGATGTCTGGAGCGATGACGCTGATAAGTGGAAGCAATTTATAACTCCTTTTCACTGTGGGGCTAAGGGTAGTACAATTCTTCTAACAACTCGCAATCAAGAGGTTGCTTCAGTAGTTCAAACATGTCCCTCTTGCACTCTTAATGAGTTGTCCCAAGAGTCTTGTTGGTTATTGTTTGCAGCCAATGCATGTTTTCCGGAGTCAAACGGGAACCCAACACTAGTTGATGTCGGTAGACAAATTGTCAACAAGTGTAAGGGTTTGCCATTAGCTGTAGAAACACTTGGCCGCATGTTGCGAGGAAAGGATGATGCTGAAGAATGGAATGCTGTTTTAAGGAGTGCCATCTGGGACTTTCCTatgaaaaatagtaaaattattCCAGCATTGTTAATAAGCTACTTCCAGCTACCTCCTTACTTGAAGCGTTGTTTCGTTTATTGTTCCTTGTTTCCCAAAGATCATTACTTTGAGAAAAATGAACTAGTTTTGCTGTGGATGGCTGAAGATCTTTTAAGGCTACCAAAGAGAGGAGAGAGTTTAGAAGAGGTTGGTTCTCAGTGTTTTGAAGAATTAGCTTCAAGGTTATTTTTTAAACCAGCTGAGTATCGTCGTGACAGGTACGTGATGCATGATCTCTTGCATGACTTGACAATATTCCttgctggagacttctattcTAGAATACAAGAGCTTggtgaacaagaaaagaaggtTCTCACTCGTCATTTGTCACATTTCTCACATCGAAGCTTATGTCCTCCAATCACAAAAGTCTCTAACTCCATTGCGAAATTGGAATCTTTGAGGACATCGTTGTATATCAATGATTTCTTTAGCATGGAAAGCGGAGAATCAAAGTTTAAATACTTGAGAGTTTTATCCTTTTATAAACTTGATGTATTACCTGATTCAATAGGTGAATTGATTCATCTACGCTATTTGAATCTCTCTAGGTGTAAGATTAATAGTTTGCCGGAATCGTTGTGCAGCTTGTATAATCTACAAACATTAATATTGCATGGATGTAGTAAGCTGACCATGTTGCCCAGTGGCATGCATAATCTTGTGAATTTACGGAATCTGGATCTTAGGAATACTTCTTTGGAAGAAATGCCTGGAGGAATAAGCAAATTGGAGCACTTGCATACCTTAAGTTCCTTTGTGGTGGGCAATAATGAAGATAATGGAATCCAGGAATTAGGAGGGCTCTCAAATCTTCATGGGTTGTTGGAGATTAAGAAGTTGGAGAATGTTGTTGATGTCAGACAAGCAACGAGTGCAAGGATAAGAGATAAGAAGCACATTGATAGGTTGCGGTTGAAGTGGTCTTCAGGTGGTGATATGGTTTCAAATATGCAAACTGAGAGAGAGATACTCCACAGCTTGGAACCGCACAATGGCTTGAAAGAGTTGACAATAAGGCGATACACGGGTACAATATTTCCAGATTGGTTGGGGCACTGTTCTTACAACAATATGACACGTGTATCTCTAATGTCTTGCAAGAATTGCTGCATGCTGCCTTCACTTGGACAGTTGCCATCTCTTAAGGACCTGTACATTCAAGATTTCGGTCAGCTCAGCAGCATTGGAATTGAGTTTTACAAGAATAAAGACAATCCTTCTTTGCATATTGCTCCTCCTTTTCCCTTGTTGGAGAGTCTGGAATTTTGTGATATGGCATGTTGGGAGGAGTGGCACTTACCTGATTCAAAAGTTTTTCCTCAGCTTAAGAGTCTTCAAATAAGAGATTGTCCAATGTTAAAGGGAGATATGCTCAGTCATGTATTAGTGAGAATTGTTTCTTCCTCAATGAATGTTTCAGAAGTTCGCAAACTGGAAATAAGACAAGATGACAAAGGAGGGTTTCTAGAGATGGTACTTTCTGGGGATACTTTATCATTTAGCGGTTGTGAATCTATGGTGGAGTCTGCAATTAAAGCAATGATGAGCATCAACCATCTAAGTTGCCTCCAAGAAATAGAAATCTCAGAGTGTTCATCACTGACCTCGTTGCCGTTGGATGCCTTTCCCAATCTCGAAGATCTCGAGATAAAAGGATGTTCAAATCTGGAATCAGTTTCAATGTCAGAGGCACCACACGCTGCTCTTCAACGTCTATCCATTACTTTCTGCAACAAATTAGTGTCATTAGCAGGAGAAGGACTGGCTGCACCCAACTTGACTCATCTTCAAGTCAGATGGTGCGACAAGTTGGAGGCATTACCACGTGACATGAAGAGTCTACTCCCAAGTCTACAGTCTCTCCAGATATTTGGTTGCTCAGACATGTTCAGGTTGGCAGAGGGTAATTTGCCGCCTAACTTGAAAGAACTTGAAGTGGGAATTTGCGAGCAACAAATGAGGGATCTATCATGGATGGCCAACTTCCACGCCCTCACTCATCTTGAAATTTATGGAAAATACTGCCACAACATAAAGTCATATCCAGAGGTGGATTCCCTGCCTCATCTTCCCTCCCTTACCACTCTCACGATACGCGGCTTTCCTAATCTGGAGACATTGGAGTGCAACGAGCTTCTCCGCCTCACCTCCCTTCAACAATTGCGCATTTCAGACTGTTGGAACCTGGAGAATATGGAAGGAGAAAAGCTGCCTCCCTCTCTCTTGCGACTCAAAATTGAACAGTGTCATTTGCTGGGAGAACACTGCAAGAACAAGCATCAACTAATCTGGCCCAAAATTTCCCACATCCCAACCATTCAAGTCACTCGCGAAAGAGATTTCATGAAAAGATTGCTTCTTAGGAG GTTTGCTTGGGctgaaaaattaaataacatgttGCAAGCCCAATGGAATAATGTTATCTCAGCTTTGTTGAATATTTCCCACACTATGAGGCTGAATTATTTTTCTGGGCCAACATTACTTATTATTGATATAAGCCCAAATTTGTTTTATGCATGCTCCAAATCttatcaggaaagcaaatgcttaTATTTGGGCCAAGAATAA
- the LOC130961388 gene encoding putative disease resistance RPP13-like protein 1 isoform X3, which translates to MLFMTLMTFCTLYSPKPPLKRREDDQQALIETINDKSESQLSVIPIVGMGGVGKTTLAKWVYSVVEGFDLTAWVCISETFHVADITKKTIEEITKTTCSLGSLNLLQNELQKILSGKKFFIVLDDVWSDDADKWKQFITPFHCGAKGSTILLTTRNQEVASVVQTCPSCTLNELSQESCWLLFAANACFPESNGNPTLVDVGRQIVNKCKGLPLAVETLGRMLRGKDDAEEWNAVLRSAIWDFPMKNSKIIPALLISYFQLPPYLKRCFVYCSLFPKDHYFEKNELVLLWMAEDLLRLPKRGESLEEVGSQCFEELASRLFFKPAEYRRDRYVMHDLLHDLTIFLAGDFYSRIQELGEQEKKVLTRHLSHFSHRSLCPPITKVSNSIAKLESLRTSLYINDFFSMESGESKFKYLRVLSFYKLDVLPDSIGELIHLRYLNLSRCKINSLPESLCSLYNLQTLILHGCSKLTMLPSGMHNLVNLRNLDLRNTSLEEMPGGISKLEHLHTLSSFVVGNNEDNGIQELGGLSNLHGLLEIKKLENVVDVRQATSARIRDKKHIDRLRLKWSSGGDMVSNMQTEREILHSLEPHNGLKELTIRRYTGTIFPDWLGHCSYNNMTRVSLMSCKNCCMLPSLGQLPSLKDLYIQDFGQLSSIGIEFYKNKDNPSLHIAPPFPLLESLEFCDMACWEEWHLPDSKVFPQLKSLQIRDCPMLKGDMLSHVLVRIVSSSMNVSEVRKLEIRQDDKGGFLEMVLSGDTLSFSGCESMVESAIKAMMSINHLSCLQEIEISECSSLTSLPLDAFPNLEDLEIKGCSNLESVSMSEAPHAALQRLSITFCNKLVSLAGEGLAAPNLTHLQVRWCDKLEALPRDMKSLLPSLQSLQIFGCSDMFRLAEGNLPPNLKELEVGICEQQMRDLSWMANFHALTHLEIYGKYCHNIKSYPEVDSLPHLPSLTTLTIRGFPNLETLECNELLRLTSLQQLRISDCWNLENMEGEKLPPSLLRLKIEQCHLLGEHCKNKHQLIWPKISHIPTIQVTRERDFMKRLLLRRFAWAEKLNNMLQAQWNNVISALLNISHTMRLNYFSGPTLLIIDISPNLFYACSKSYQESKCLYLGQE; encoded by the exons ATGCTGTTTATGACGCTGATGACTTTCTGTACGCTGTACTCACCAAAGCCGCCACTCAAAAGAAG GGAGGATGATCAACAAGCTCTAATCGAAACAATAAATGACAAGAGTGAATCTCAGTTATCTGTGATTCCTATTGTTGGCATGGGTGGGGTTGGTAAAACAACCTTAGCCAAATGGGTGTACAGTGTCGTGGAAGGATTTGATCTCACAGCATGGGTCTGCATCTCTGAAACATTTCATGTTGCTGACATTACAAAGAAAACCATTGAGGAAATTACAAAAACTACTTGTAGCCTTGGGAGTTTAAATTTGCTTCAAAATGAATTGCAGAAAATCTTGTCGGGAAAGAAGTTCTTTATTGTTCTAGACGATGTCTGGAGCGATGACGCTGATAAGTGGAAGCAATTTATAACTCCTTTTCACTGTGGGGCTAAGGGTAGTACAATTCTTCTAACAACTCGCAATCAAGAGGTTGCTTCAGTAGTTCAAACATGTCCCTCTTGCACTCTTAATGAGTTGTCCCAAGAGTCTTGTTGGTTATTGTTTGCAGCCAATGCATGTTTTCCGGAGTCAAACGGGAACCCAACACTAGTTGATGTCGGTAGACAAATTGTCAACAAGTGTAAGGGTTTGCCATTAGCTGTAGAAACACTTGGCCGCATGTTGCGAGGAAAGGATGATGCTGAAGAATGGAATGCTGTTTTAAGGAGTGCCATCTGGGACTTTCCTatgaaaaatagtaaaattattCCAGCATTGTTAATAAGCTACTTCCAGCTACCTCCTTACTTGAAGCGTTGTTTCGTTTATTGTTCCTTGTTTCCCAAAGATCATTACTTTGAGAAAAATGAACTAGTTTTGCTGTGGATGGCTGAAGATCTTTTAAGGCTACCAAAGAGAGGAGAGAGTTTAGAAGAGGTTGGTTCTCAGTGTTTTGAAGAATTAGCTTCAAGGTTATTTTTTAAACCAGCTGAGTATCGTCGTGACAGGTACGTGATGCATGATCTCTTGCATGACTTGACAATATTCCttgctggagacttctattcTAGAATACAAGAGCTTggtgaacaagaaaagaaggtTCTCACTCGTCATTTGTCACATTTCTCACATCGAAGCTTATGTCCTCCAATCACAAAAGTCTCTAACTCCATTGCGAAATTGGAATCTTTGAGGACATCGTTGTATATCAATGATTTCTTTAGCATGGAAAGCGGAGAATCAAAGTTTAAATACTTGAGAGTTTTATCCTTTTATAAACTTGATGTATTACCTGATTCAATAGGTGAATTGATTCATCTACGCTATTTGAATCTCTCTAGGTGTAAGATTAATAGTTTGCCGGAATCGTTGTGCAGCTTGTATAATCTACAAACATTAATATTGCATGGATGTAGTAAGCTGACCATGTTGCCCAGTGGCATGCATAATCTTGTGAATTTACGGAATCTGGATCTTAGGAATACTTCTTTGGAAGAAATGCCTGGAGGAATAAGCAAATTGGAGCACTTGCATACCTTAAGTTCCTTTGTGGTGGGCAATAATGAAGATAATGGAATCCAGGAATTAGGAGGGCTCTCAAATCTTCATGGGTTGTTGGAGATTAAGAAGTTGGAGAATGTTGTTGATGTCAGACAAGCAACGAGTGCAAGGATAAGAGATAAGAAGCACATTGATAGGTTGCGGTTGAAGTGGTCTTCAGGTGGTGATATGGTTTCAAATATGCAAACTGAGAGAGAGATACTCCACAGCTTGGAACCGCACAATGGCTTGAAAGAGTTGACAATAAGGCGATACACGGGTACAATATTTCCAGATTGGTTGGGGCACTGTTCTTACAACAATATGACACGTGTATCTCTAATGTCTTGCAAGAATTGCTGCATGCTGCCTTCACTTGGACAGTTGCCATCTCTTAAGGACCTGTACATTCAAGATTTCGGTCAGCTCAGCAGCATTGGAATTGAGTTTTACAAGAATAAAGACAATCCTTCTTTGCATATTGCTCCTCCTTTTCCCTTGTTGGAGAGTCTGGAATTTTGTGATATGGCATGTTGGGAGGAGTGGCACTTACCTGATTCAAAAGTTTTTCCTCAGCTTAAGAGTCTTCAAATAAGAGATTGTCCAATGTTAAAGGGAGATATGCTCAGTCATGTATTAGTGAGAATTGTTTCTTCCTCAATGAATGTTTCAGAAGTTCGCAAACTGGAAATAAGACAAGATGACAAAGGAGGGTTTCTAGAGATGGTACTTTCTGGGGATACTTTATCATTTAGCGGTTGTGAATCTATGGTGGAGTCTGCAATTAAAGCAATGATGAGCATCAACCATCTAAGTTGCCTCCAAGAAATAGAAATCTCAGAGTGTTCATCACTGACCTCGTTGCCGTTGGATGCCTTTCCCAATCTCGAAGATCTCGAGATAAAAGGATGTTCAAATCTGGAATCAGTTTCAATGTCAGAGGCACCACACGCTGCTCTTCAACGTCTATCCATTACTTTCTGCAACAAATTAGTGTCATTAGCAGGAGAAGGACTGGCTGCACCCAACTTGACTCATCTTCAAGTCAGATGGTGCGACAAGTTGGAGGCATTACCACGTGACATGAAGAGTCTACTCCCAAGTCTACAGTCTCTCCAGATATTTGGTTGCTCAGACATGTTCAGGTTGGCAGAGGGTAATTTGCCGCCTAACTTGAAAGAACTTGAAGTGGGAATTTGCGAGCAACAAATGAGGGATCTATCATGGATGGCCAACTTCCACGCCCTCACTCATCTTGAAATTTATGGAAAATACTGCCACAACATAAAGTCATATCCAGAGGTGGATTCCCTGCCTCATCTTCCCTCCCTTACCACTCTCACGATACGCGGCTTTCCTAATCTGGAGACATTGGAGTGCAACGAGCTTCTCCGCCTCACCTCCCTTCAACAATTGCGCATTTCAGACTGTTGGAACCTGGAGAATATGGAAGGAGAAAAGCTGCCTCCCTCTCTCTTGCGACTCAAAATTGAACAGTGTCATTTGCTGGGAGAACACTGCAAGAACAAGCATCAACTAATCTGGCCCAAAATTTCCCACATCCCAACCATTCAAGTCACTCGCGAAAGAGATTTCATGAAAAGATTGCTTCTTAGGAG GTTTGCTTGGGctgaaaaattaaataacatgttGCAAGCCCAATGGAATAATGTTATCTCAGCTTTGTTGAATATTTCCCACACTATGAGGCTGAATTATTTTTCTGGGCCAACATTACTTATTATTGATATAAGCCCAAATTTGTTTTATGCATGCTCCAAATCttatcaggaaagcaaatgcttaTATTTGGGCCAAGAATAA
- the LOC130961388 gene encoding putative disease resistance RPP13-like protein 1 isoform X2: MAGALVGGAFLSGFINIVINKSLREDVVNRVLGKKLGPGLVERLKISLLAAEAVLDDAEYKQLGDERVRDWLNCLRDAVYDADDFLYAVLTKAATQKKVRSLLPSFFLNRHRKMVDNMEGVVSRIEFLVSQKDILGLQKTTKDNNLSSSSSSSWRETTCLMEGNIYGREDDQQALIETINDKSESQLSVIPIVGMGGVGKTTLAKWVYSVVEGFDLTAWVCISETFHVADITKKTIEEITKTTCSLGSLNLLQNELQKILSGKKFFIVLDDVWSDDADKWKQFITPFHCGAKGSTILLTTRNQEVASVVQTCPSCTLNELSQESCWLLFAANACFPESNGNPTLVDVGRQIVNKCKGLPLAVETLGRMLRGKDDAEEWNAVLRSAIWDFPMKNSKIIPALLISYFQLPPYLKRCFVYCSLFPKDHYFEKNELVLLWMAEDLLRLPKRGESLEEVGSQCFEELASRLFFKPAEYRRDRYVMHDLLHDLTIFLAGDFYSRIQELGEQEKKVLTRHLSHFSHRSLCPPITKVSNSIAKLESLRTSLYINDFFSMESGESKFKYLRVLSFYKLDVLPDSIGELIHLRYLNLSRCKINSLPESLCSLYNLQTLILHGCSKLTMLPSGMHNLVNLRNLDLRNTSLEEMPGGISKLEHLHTLSSFVVGNNEDNGIQELGGLSNLHGLLEIKKLENVVDVRQATSARIRDKKHIDRLRLKWSSGGDMVSNMQTEREILHSLEPHNGLKELTIRRYTGTIFPDWLGHCSYNNMTRVSLMSCKNCCMLPSLGQLPSLKDLYIQDFGQLSSIGIEFYKNKDNPSLHIAPPFPLLESLEFCDMACWEEWHLPDSKVFPQLKSLQIRDCPMLKGDMLSHVLVRIVSSSMNVSEVRKLEIRQDDKGGFLEMVLSGDTLSFSGCESMVESAIKAMMSINHLSCLQEIEISECSSLTSLPLDAFPNLEDLEIKGCSNLESVSMSEAPHAALQRLSITFCNKLVSLAGEGLAAPNLTHLQVRWCDKLEALPRDMKSLLPSLQSLQIFGCSDMFRLAEGNLPPNLKELEVGICEQQMRDLSWMANFHALTHLEIYGKYCHNIKSYPEVDSLPHLPSLTTLTIRGFPNLETLECNELLRLTSLQQLRISDCWNLENMEGEKLPPSLLRLKIEQCHLLGEHCKNKHQLIWPKISHIPTIQVTRERDFMKRLLLRR, encoded by the exons ATGGCTGGTGCACTTGTTGGTGGAGCTTTTCTCTCTGGATTCATTAACATTGTCATTAACAAGTCCCTTAGAGAGGATGTGGTCAACCGCGTCTTGGGCAAGAAACTTGGTCCTGGCTTGGTTGAGAGGCTGAAAATTTCTCTGCTCGCTGCTGAAGCTGTGCTTGATGATGCTGAGTACAAGCAACTGGGTGACGAACGCGTACGGGATTGGCTCAACTGTCTGAGAGATGCTGTTTATGACGCTGATGACTTTCTGTACGCTGTACTCACCAAAGCCGCCACTCAAAAGAAGGTACGTTCTTTGTTGCCTAGTTTCTTCCTCAACCGACATAGGAAGATGGTAGATAACATGGAAGGGGTGGTTTCAAGAATAGAAtttcttgtaagtcaaaaaGATATCCTTGGTCTTCAAAAGACTACCAAGGATAATAActtgtcatcatcatcatcgtcatcatGGCGAGAAACCACATGTCTGATGGAAGGGAACATATATGGCAGGGAGGATGATCAACAAGCTCTAATCGAAACAATAAATGACAAGAGTGAATCTCAGTTATCTGTGATTCCTATTGTTGGCATGGGTGGGGTTGGTAAAACAACCTTAGCCAAATGGGTGTACAGTGTCGTGGAAGGATTTGATCTCACAGCATGGGTCTGCATCTCTGAAACATTTCATGTTGCTGACATTACAAAGAAAACCATTGAGGAAATTACAAAAACTACTTGTAGCCTTGGGAGTTTAAATTTGCTTCAAAATGAATTGCAGAAAATCTTGTCGGGAAAGAAGTTCTTTATTGTTCTAGACGATGTCTGGAGCGATGACGCTGATAAGTGGAAGCAATTTATAACTCCTTTTCACTGTGGGGCTAAGGGTAGTACAATTCTTCTAACAACTCGCAATCAAGAGGTTGCTTCAGTAGTTCAAACATGTCCCTCTTGCACTCTTAATGAGTTGTCCCAAGAGTCTTGTTGGTTATTGTTTGCAGCCAATGCATGTTTTCCGGAGTCAAACGGGAACCCAACACTAGTTGATGTCGGTAGACAAATTGTCAACAAGTGTAAGGGTTTGCCATTAGCTGTAGAAACACTTGGCCGCATGTTGCGAGGAAAGGATGATGCTGAAGAATGGAATGCTGTTTTAAGGAGTGCCATCTGGGACTTTCCTatgaaaaatagtaaaattattCCAGCATTGTTAATAAGCTACTTCCAGCTACCTCCTTACTTGAAGCGTTGTTTCGTTTATTGTTCCTTGTTTCCCAAAGATCATTACTTTGAGAAAAATGAACTAGTTTTGCTGTGGATGGCTGAAGATCTTTTAAGGCTACCAAAGAGAGGAGAGAGTTTAGAAGAGGTTGGTTCTCAGTGTTTTGAAGAATTAGCTTCAAGGTTATTTTTTAAACCAGCTGAGTATCGTCGTGACAGGTACGTGATGCATGATCTCTTGCATGACTTGACAATATTCCttgctggagacttctattcTAGAATACAAGAGCTTggtgaacaagaaaagaaggtTCTCACTCGTCATTTGTCACATTTCTCACATCGAAGCTTATGTCCTCCAATCACAAAAGTCTCTAACTCCATTGCGAAATTGGAATCTTTGAGGACATCGTTGTATATCAATGATTTCTTTAGCATGGAAAGCGGAGAATCAAAGTTTAAATACTTGAGAGTTTTATCCTTTTATAAACTTGATGTATTACCTGATTCAATAGGTGAATTGATTCATCTACGCTATTTGAATCTCTCTAGGTGTAAGATTAATAGTTTGCCGGAATCGTTGTGCAGCTTGTATAATCTACAAACATTAATATTGCATGGATGTAGTAAGCTGACCATGTTGCCCAGTGGCATGCATAATCTTGTGAATTTACGGAATCTGGATCTTAGGAATACTTCTTTGGAAGAAATGCCTGGAGGAATAAGCAAATTGGAGCACTTGCATACCTTAAGTTCCTTTGTGGTGGGCAATAATGAAGATAATGGAATCCAGGAATTAGGAGGGCTCTCAAATCTTCATGGGTTGTTGGAGATTAAGAAGTTGGAGAATGTTGTTGATGTCAGACAAGCAACGAGTGCAAGGATAAGAGATAAGAAGCACATTGATAGGTTGCGGTTGAAGTGGTCTTCAGGTGGTGATATGGTTTCAAATATGCAAACTGAGAGAGAGATACTCCACAGCTTGGAACCGCACAATGGCTTGAAAGAGTTGACAATAAGGCGATACACGGGTACAATATTTCCAGATTGGTTGGGGCACTGTTCTTACAACAATATGACACGTGTATCTCTAATGTCTTGCAAGAATTGCTGCATGCTGCCTTCACTTGGACAGTTGCCATCTCTTAAGGACCTGTACATTCAAGATTTCGGTCAGCTCAGCAGCATTGGAATTGAGTTTTACAAGAATAAAGACAATCCTTCTTTGCATATTGCTCCTCCTTTTCCCTTGTTGGAGAGTCTGGAATTTTGTGATATGGCATGTTGGGAGGAGTGGCACTTACCTGATTCAAAAGTTTTTCCTCAGCTTAAGAGTCTTCAAATAAGAGATTGTCCAATGTTAAAGGGAGATATGCTCAGTCATGTATTAGTGAGAATTGTTTCTTCCTCAATGAATGTTTCAGAAGTTCGCAAACTGGAAATAAGACAAGATGACAAAGGAGGGTTTCTAGAGATGGTACTTTCTGGGGATACTTTATCATTTAGCGGTTGTGAATCTATGGTGGAGTCTGCAATTAAAGCAATGATGAGCATCAACCATCTAAGTTGCCTCCAAGAAATAGAAATCTCAGAGTGTTCATCACTGACCTCGTTGCCGTTGGATGCCTTTCCCAATCTCGAAGATCTCGAGATAAAAGGATGTTCAAATCTGGAATCAGTTTCAATGTCAGAGGCACCACACGCTGCTCTTCAACGTCTATCCATTACTTTCTGCAACAAATTAGTGTCATTAGCAGGAGAAGGACTGGCTGCACCCAACTTGACTCATCTTCAAGTCAGATGGTGCGACAAGTTGGAGGCATTACCACGTGACATGAAGAGTCTACTCCCAAGTCTACAGTCTCTCCAGATATTTGGTTGCTCAGACATGTTCAGGTTGGCAGAGGGTAATTTGCCGCCTAACTTGAAAGAACTTGAAGTGGGAATTTGCGAGCAACAAATGAGGGATCTATCATGGATGGCCAACTTCCACGCCCTCACTCATCTTGAAATTTATGGAAAATACTGCCACAACATAAAGTCATATCCAGAGGTGGATTCCCTGCCTCATCTTCCCTCCCTTACCACTCTCACGATACGCGGCTTTCCTAATCTGGAGACATTGGAGTGCAACGAGCTTCTCCGCCTCACCTCCCTTCAACAATTGCGCATTTCAGACTGTTGGAACCTGGAGAATATGGAAGGAGAAAAGCTGCCTCCCTCTCTCTTGCGACTCAAAATTGAACAGTGTCATTTGCTGGGAGAACACTGCAAGAACAAGCATCAACTAATCTGGCCCAAAATTTCCCACATCCCAACCATTCAAGTCACTCGCGAAAGAGATTTCATGAAAAGATTGCTTCTTAGGAG GTAA